One genomic window of Arvicola amphibius chromosome 4, mArvAmp1.2, whole genome shotgun sequence includes the following:
- the LOC119811969 gene encoding olfactory receptor 1468-like, with the protein MTKNNQTVISQFILLGLPIPQELQHLFYALFLTMYLTTILGNLIIIILIHLDSHLHTPMYLFLTNLSFSDFCFSSVTMPKLLQNMLIQDPSIPYADCLTQMYFLVAFGDMESFLLVVMAYDRYVAICFPLNYNSIMSPKLCVSLVVLCWMLTTFHAMLHTLLMARLSFCENNVIPQFFCDISALLKLSCSDTYINELMIFIFGGLFIFIPFLLIIVSYVQIVCSILKVSSAQVIHKVFSTCGSHLSVVSLFYGTIIGVYFCPSTNTSTVKETAMAMMYTVVTPMLNPFIYSLRNRDLKEALIRVLRKKKISL; encoded by the coding sequence ATGACTAAAAACAACCAAACTGTCATCTCCCAGTTCATCCTCCTGGGCCTGCCCATCCCTCAAGAGCTCCAGCACCTGTTCTATGCCCTATTTCTGACAATGTACCTCACCACCATCCTGGGgaacctcatcatcatcatcctcattcaCCTGGACTCCCAtctccacactcccatgtacttgTTTCTCACCAACTTgtccttctctgacttctgttTTTCCTCTGTCACAATGCCAAAATTGCTGCAGAACATGCTGATCCAGGACCCATCCATCCCCTATGCAGACTGTCTGACACAAATGTACTTTTTAGTAGCCTTTGGAGACATGGAGAGTTTCCTTCTTGTGGTCATGGCCTACGACCGCTATGTGGCTATCTGCTTCCCCCTCAATTACAACAGCATCATGAGCCCGAAGCTCTGTGTGAGTCTGGTGGTGCTGTGCTGGATGCTGACCACATTCCATGCCATGCTGCACACCCTACTCATGGCTAGATTGTCATTCTGTGAGAACAATGTGATCCCCCAGTTTTTCTGTGACATATCTGCTCTGCTCAAGTTGTCCTGCTCTGACACTTATATTAATGAACTAATGATATTTATCTTTGGAGGGCTCTTTATTTTCATCCCATTCTTACTGATAATTGTATCCTATGTACAAATTGTCTGTTCCATCTTAAAGGTTTCATCAGCTCAAGTTATCCACAAGGTCTTCTCCACATGTGGTTCCCACCTGTCTGTGGTCTCACTGTTCTATGGGACAATTATTGGTGTCTACTTTTGTCCATCAACTAATACCTCCACTGTGAAGGAGACAGCCATGGCCATGATGTACACAGTGGTGACTCCAATGCTTAACCCattcatctacagcctgaggaacagagATCTGAAAGAGGCCCTGATAAGAGTCCTTCGgaagaagaaaatttctttatAA
- the LOC119811928 gene encoding olfactory receptor 1468-like: MIMNNQTVISQFFLQGLLIPSEYQHPFYVLFLAMYLTTVLGNLIIIILIHLDSHLHTPMYLFLSNLSFSDLCFSSVTMPKLLQNMQSQDPSIPYAGCLTQMYFLMVFGDMESFLLVVMAYDRYVAICYPLRYTSIMNTKLCVTLVALSWVLTVLYSMLHTLLLARLSFCEDNVIPQFFCDISALLKLSCSDIYINELMIFILGGLVIVIPFLFIVVSYVQIVSSILKVSSAHVFYKVFSTCGSHLSVVSLFYGTIIGLYLCPSANNSNLKETVMAMMYTVVTPMLNPFIYSLRNRDMKQALIRVLCKKKISL, translated from the coding sequence ATGATAATGAACAACCAAACTGTCATCTCCCAGTTCTTCCTACAAGGCCTGCTCATCCCCTCAGAATACCAGCACCCATTCTATGTCCTGTTCCTGGCCATGTACCTCACTACTGTCTTAGGAAACCTCATCATCATTATCCTCATTCACCTGGACTCCCATCTGCACACACCAATGTACTTGTTTCTCAGCAACttgtccttctctgacctctgcttctcctctgtcACAATGCCCAAATTGCTACAAAACATGCAGAGCCAGGACCCATCCATCCCTTATGCAGGCTGTCTGACACAAATGTACTTTTTAATGGTTTTTGGAGACATGGAGAGCTTCCTTCTTGTggtcatggcctatgaccgctatgtggctatCTGTTACCCGCTTCGGTACACCAGTATAATGAACACCAAGCTCTGTGTAACTCTGGTAGCGCTGTCCTGGGTACTTACTGTGCTGTATTCCATGTTACACACCCTACTCCTTGCTAGATTGTCATTCTGTGAGGACAATGTGATCCCCCAGTTTTTCTGTGACATATCTGCCCTCCTCAAGTTGTCCTGCTCTGACATTTATATTAATGAACTAATGATATTTATCTTGGGAGGGCTCGTTATTGTCATCCCAttcttatttattgttgtttccTATGTTCAGATTGTCTCCTCCATTCTAAAAGTTTCTTCTGCTCATGTTTTCTACAAGGTCTTCTCCACCTGTGGCTCCCACCTGTCTGTGGTCTCACTGTTCTATGGGACAATTATTGGTCTCTACCTATGTCCATCAGCCAATAACTCCAATTTGAAGGAAACTGTCATGGCTATGATGTACACAGTGGTGACTCCCATGCTGAACCCcttcatctacagcctgaggaacagagatatgaaacaGGCCCTGATAAGAGTCCTTTGCAAGAAGAAAATCTCCTTATAG